AAGAACCCCCAAATTTTTCAGTCCAGATTCAAAATATAGAACAAGTTAGGGTTTTTGTTTTAAAACTGttctttctcatttttttctatttcctCAGCAAAAATCAAACCTTGTAAATGTAATAGCTTAGAAAATATAGTAAAAGAAAGTGTGCGTGAGCGTGTGTATTTGCTGCTGATCTGTGATGCTTGGTTTCGAATTAGTAGATAGAAGTAGGGGAAATTAGAGTAACCTTGATTTGGTGATGTTGTTGGAATCTGTGAATTGTAAACAAATATAAGAAtgagtttttctttctttgaaaCTGGAACAATTAATGGAAAATAATCAAGTAATCACCTTCTTGATTTTGAATCTGGGAAGTAGTCGAAATTGGAAAAACTTGGGGCTGAACTTGGAGATCTGGAAACAGCCGAGTcttgacccaaaaaaaatttggaaCTAATTTGATGATTTGGAAGCTACCGAGAATTGTAGAGTAGGATTTGAGGGAGATTGGCAGTTTAGAGATTAGAGAGACaatgtagagattagagagattagagagagaatgtGTTTCTTAAAGAGGAAGTGGATGAGAGAGAATGACAATAGCTTAATGGCTAAGCTAAATTAAAAGGGGGTATTTggctaattaataaaataaaataagtgatAGGTGGTGAGATAAGGTCCACTAATTAAACATGTGGATgtcaaataaacaaattaagaaaattaatgGATAAGAtataatattgaatttaaataaaactcatgattttaataaataaaatgatcttTAATAAAATCATTGAAATAAAACccttgataaaaataatatcccATTTAAAGGGAATTTTATGATTTCatgcaaaataataaaaaaaaatccatgtggttcatataaatatgctcaacccactaattaaacttgtgcaccatatttatatatatatatataaaatcctTAAAAACTCAATTGAACTCAaatcatatataaaaataaaaatcaagcgCGTTAAtcacatatataacaataaaatcacatcagataaatcaaatcagttttattattaatggatgccgaaccctaattattaataattaagcctttaatcactgattaaaagCCGGGATATGACAATGTGTGCAAGTTCTACCTTCAGTGACCGGCCTAATATGTCTTGTTCTCTTTTCTAGCATTCTCACttgatcttatatatatatatagagagagaaatgatcCGGTGCGTATGActctaaggggggtgtattcgttgtggggtttaatagatttctatggattttaaaagtctgggtgtattcgttccagacttttaaaagtctgcagaaatctgggtgtattcgttcaagacttttaaaagtccatataaatctgggtgtattcgtttcagactttttaaaatccatacaaatctaggtgtattcgttattccattgacttcaaatccggaatgactttcatggatttcatccaaaaaatacacacgacgaaatccggccaagaaccacgagaattgaaatccatggagttttgagcgagcgctgagttccagcggccgcggccaagaagccagcgaccGCTGGAACTCAGCCACCGTTGAGAGAGTCCAGCAGATGCTGGATTTGAGCGTgcgctgggttcccagcggccgctgggccCAGGCAGCCCAGCCCAGGTTGATTTTATTGAGCATGAATTATATAATTAGGGGTGTATTAGTTGGGGATTTGATGAAATCCACGGAATTGAGCATGAATTAGGGGGTATTTATTTGGGATTTGAGTAAAATCCCCAGAATTCGAGCATTCTGACTTGGgcttccagcgctcgctggattcccagcgctcgctgggtttccagcggtgctgggactcagcgggcgttggcatcatggatttcaattccagaattatcccctaaattcttcgaaaatcagtgaaaatcggggtgaaatccaaccacgaattctttgaaagtcgtctggaatctatgtgaattccatggtccatggactttttaaagtctgtggaaatccacagcgaatacaccccctaaatATAGTGGAAAATGAGAATAAATCTAAAACGTGAGATATTAATTTAAATCTTAAGGCTGGTATTTATGCGAAAATTTCATCTAAATTTGAATATTGTAGATGAATAAAATTTAACCACATTAACTAAATACGATTAttaatacattataaataatttatttgtaaatatatattgatttatttattatttttatttctcgcaaaaaaaatattattttcacaaaaaattatttctcataACAAAAATGTTAATTAATACAATAAGATAGTGCGATCAATTTAGTATCATTAATGTTTTagctatttatttttatttatatgtgtCTATAAGTAAAATAAAGTAAGTAGCACTATGATTTCATTAAGATGTTTCCAacctaattttttttgaaaaattagcGGTGCAAGAAATTCGACATTTATTTTCTCGAACCAAAGGTTCATTATGGATGTATTTTTACAATGCATGGCTTGTGGCtgatatatttattatttatatgaaaACGTAATTGTTTGGCAGTTTCTTTATTGCCAAATCTATGGCAAtgtagtaattaaataaataaatttaggatatatataaaatttgacCTAAAAGAGTTAAATTTGACCTCAAACACTTGAGTATTTCATGTACACTACTAACATAGATCCTAACAaatctcaaaataaatcttGTCGTACAAGTAAACCACCAAAATCCCAGGAATAATATCAACTTTACTTGAGCAACATATATCATCGcattatattttgaaaaataataattaatttttaactaaatttttttaaaataagtgaCGGCTGTATGTATAATCCTCCAACagatcttttatatatatatatatatatcatcatcacaCTTGAGTTATAACACGATTCGTTTCCGAGATCACAATTCGATAATTGTTTCTCGCTTCGAAATTTTCTGAATCGCAGAATAGATGGCCGatccggcggcggcgacgctATCTGAGAAGAAAGAGGAGGAGAAAGTGCCGTATTATAAACTGTTTTCTTTTGCAGACAAGCTTGATGTACTTCTAATGGTGGTCGGGGCAATCGCAGCCATCGGGAATGGGGTGTCGCAGCCGCTCATGACGCTTATTTTCGGCAAGTTGGTGGATTCTTTCGGCGAAGGTGTTCGATCAACTATTGTGCATTCAGTTTCCAAGGTGATCGACATACGTCTTTATTTCTCGTCGGTAACTTAATTTGTCGAATGTTTTGTTTTTGGGATTGCATGCAGCCGATTTTTTCGCCCAAATTAATGCGATAATGCTGAAATCAAACTTTGAGAATTTTGATAGATatttagaagaagaaaaaaaattcggaAGAATTATTGGATGGGAAGTGAATCGACTTGTTTCGTTTAATtgctttttccccttttttggtTGATTGAATCCAAATTTTCATGTCTGTGTAAGTGTTTTCTACGAGACGTGATACTGCTGTTCCTACTTCCTAAATTGATTTGAATTCGAAGGTGATAGACTTGATCATTCAATGCTGGAAAACTTATATCAAACGACGCTCTCAAATTTGCAGGTAGCGTTGAAATTGGTATACTTGGGCATTGGTGGTGGTGTTGCTTCACTTCTACGTGAGTACTTGCTCCCTGTGTTTGAATGCCATTGCAGCTTAAATACGTTTATTGCCAGCAATAAACTCATAGTGGAAAAGCACGCATTTGTTATATTATATGGTGACGGACAATGACGTAGCCAGGATTTTGTTTCGGGGGgccaatttaaaataatattaaaataatatatatgtgtatgtatgtgtgtatatatatatatatataaattaaaataattttttttatcaatttattttatgtataatgCATCGTTTAAAATACTAAATCCTCATTAAGAATGTAAATACAAAtaacatatatacaaaaaagaaataaaaactaaTTCACTAGCATATGATGGTTTGAgctaataatttatatgaactaggattaattacttaaatatattaacTATAATAtctaataattcacataataaaGTTAAgttataattgaaaaatattattaataaagaaactaaaacaaacaatccataacataatttaaaaagtaaaataaacatggaaagtaaattgcaaggtcattataaaaaaatttacatttaaaattcaaattttactcTTTTCTTTATGATCATTCATTATagataattcaaaattcaaattcactctttcaataaaaaataatataacaaacaatataaaataacatcaaacctaaattaaaaaaacattgtgaatttatgattgttttaaagaaaaaaaaagagatttttttttgaattaaaactatatttactaaaaatataaatattactatatatatatactaattattttgaaatttttagtGGGGTCCAGTGCCTCCACTGGACCCCCTCCCTCCGTCACTGCCACTCGTGACCGACATAGTCATAAAATCGCATTTGTTATATTATATGGTGACGGACATAGTTTTAAAATCGCATTTGTTATATTATATGGTGACGGACATAGTTTTAAAATGATGAACAGAGATGATGTGTTGGATGGTAACTGGAGAAAGACAGGCTGCTCGAATAAGAGGGCTGTACTTGAAAACTATATTAAGGCAGGATATCGAGTTCTTTGATACTCAAACATCAACGGGAGAGATAATTGGGAGAATGTCTGGTGATACGATCCTCATTCAAGATGCCATGGGCGAAAAAGTAAGCTCTTAAGCTGCTACTTTTTATGTAAGCACTATAATCATTGTAAAAGCTAGATAAGGATTCCTAAACATAAGTTGATCATCTCAGGTGGGAAAATTCATTCAATTTGCTTCGACATTCTTAGGAGGCTTTCTTATTGCTTTCTGTAGAGGATGGCTCCTAGCGATTGTGTTGTGTACGTGCATTCCTGCACTTGGTATAGCAGGTGCATTTTCGGCTGTACTCATGGGGAAGATGGCAACCCTTGGACAAGCTGCTTATGCCGAGGCTGGAAATGTAGTTGAACAAACAGTTGGATCAATTAGGACGGTATGTTATAGAATTTTGATTTCGGGGATTAAATCAATTGCTTCTTCCTTCTCAAGGGAAATTTTCTACAAACTCTTGTAGGTTCAATCCTTCACTGGCGAGAAACAAGCAGTGGATAAGTATGACAGCAAACTGCAGATTGCTTATAAGGCTGCTGCGAAACAAGGGCTAGCTTCAGGCACCGGATTTGGTTGCATGTTATTCGTCGTCTTTGCCACATATGGACTTGCAGTTTGGTATGGAGGCAAACTGATAATAACCAAAGGATACAGTGGAGGGAAAGTTGTGAATGTTATCATGTCCATCATGACAGGAGGAATGTAAGTTGTATTAACTTACTTTCTTGTTTTCCACATTAACTATTGCCATATTTTGCTAACTAGGATTTATTTATGCTTCTTCACCAGAGCAATTGGCCAGGCTTTTCCGTGTGTAAATTCCTTTGCATCAGGTCAAGCAGCCGCGTACAAGATGTTTGAGACCATCAATCGTAAACCAAAAATTGATGCTGAATGTAGTGGGATTGTTTTGGAAGATATCAAAGGTGAGATCGAGCTCAAAGATGTATATTTCAGATATCCAGCAAGGCCAGAAGTTCAGATATTTCAAGGATTCTCAATATCCATACCGAGCGGGAAGACAGCTGCATTGGTTGGACAGAGTGGAAGCGGGAAATCAACAGTGATTAGCTTGGTGGAGAGGTTTTATGATCCTGAAGCTGGACAAGTATTGATTGATGGCGTTAACTTGAAGCAGTTGAAGCTGAAATGGATCAGAGGAGAGATTGGACTTGTGAGCCAGGAACCTATCTTGTTTACTACCTCCATCAAGGAGAACATACTGTATGGCAAGGAAGATGCAACTGAAGAAGAAATAAGAAGGGCCATTCAGCTTGCTAATGCTGCTAACTTCATTGACAAGTTACCACAGGAAAGATAAATTCTTCATTTGCCTCATCTTTTTCACCAAATAGTTTCTGAAAATGACAGCATTTAGCATTGCAGGGTCTTGATACGATGGTGGGCGAACATGGCACCCAGTTGTCTGGAGGTCAGAAGCAGAGGATTGCAATTGCTCGGGCCATCCTGAAAAACCCCAAAATTCTCCTTCTTGATGAAGCAACAAGTGCTCTGGATGCCGAATCAGAACGAGTAGTTCAGGAAGCACTTGACAATGTCATGACAAACCGTACAACGGTGGTGGTTGCACATCGTTTGACAACCATTAGGAATGCTGATATGATAGCCGTTGTGCATCTCGGGAAACTGGTAGAGCAAGGTGCATGCAACTGCATTTTCTTCATTTCACAGTCTTAATTGCAATTCACATACTAACATTTGAATTCTAGGCACACATGATGAACTGATGAAAGATACTGAGGGAGCTTATACGCAGCTTGTTCGCATGCAAGAACGCGCCAAAGAGACTGAAACTAGTTCTAGTCAAGAAGAGTCCCCTCAAGTCTTGGAGAGAAGCTTGAGCAGATCTGACAGCCAGAGACTTTCCATGCGCAAATCCACAAGCAATGACTCATCAAGGCATTCATTCTCACTTTACGGTGTTCCTACTTTTGACATGTGCGGGATCCAACCTATAGAAGACGAAGGGGAGGAACCTGATGCAGTCAAGTTGAGGAAACGCAAGAAAGTTTCTATCAGCCGGCTAGCAGCATTGAACAAACCCGAAGCGCCATATTTGGTACTTGGATGTGTAGGTGCAGGAGTGCAAGGTTTGATTTTCCCAATGTTTGGGCTTTTGCTGTCAACAGCTATCAGAATTTTCTTCGAACCTTCGAATCAGCTCAGTAAGGATTCCAAATTCTGGGCACTTATGATGGTTGTGCTAGGCCTCAGTACTCTGCTGGCCCTTCCTGTACAGAATTACTTCTTCGGAGTTGCAGGTGGGAAGTTGATTCAAAGGATTCGTTCTATGTCGTTCAAGAAGGTCGTTCACCAAGAGATCAGTTGGTTTGATGATCCTGCAAATTCAAGGTATGTCGGATTCTAATTAAGTTATTATCTACTCATTCTTTATCTGTTTTGGTACGTGTTTGTGATGGTTGGAGGTGTTTGATTTGTGCAGTGGAGTAATTGGAGCTCGATTATCGAGTGATGCCTCCACTGTTAGAAAACTGGTGGGGGATGCTTTGGGACTAATCGCCCAAAATATATCCACTTGTATAGCAGGTCTCGTCATCGCCTTCACTGCTAACTGGTTGCTGGCCTTCATAATCTTATGCGCACTGCCTTTTGTTGGTTTACAAGGATTCATTCAGATGAAATTCTACAAAGGCTTCTCTGCTGATGCCAAGGTTTCTATACTAGTCTATATATAAATCACAGACActatctctctctatatatatacatgagaGAAATTTACTACCAAGTTTTTTAATGGAATGTATGTGCAGGTTATGTATGAAGAGGCTAGTCAAATAGCAAACGATGCTGTTAGCAGTATCAGAACAGTGGCTTCGTTCAACGCTGAGGACAAGGTGATGAAGATGTACGAGAAAAAATGCGAGGCTCCTCTGAATGAAGGAGTCAAGCTCGGATTAGTTAGTGGTATATGTTTCGGTATTGGTTCATTGGCACTTTATTGGGCGCAGGCCTTCTGTTTCTACATGGGAGCTGTTCTTATTAAACATAACACAGCATCATTTGGAGAAGTATTCAAGGTAATAATCATTATAAACACCTACTCTACTATGATCTCTTCTTGCTAACGGTGGTCATTTATATACTTGGCACAGGTTTTCTTCGCCCTAACCATGTCCGCCACTGGAATTTCCCAATCTAGTGCTACAGCTCCGGATTTCAACAAAGTTAAAGACTCTGCTGCCTCTATATTTGAGTTACTTGACAGCGAACCTAAGATTGATTCAAGCAAAGAGGAAGGTACAACATTGGCTAGTGTTC
The genomic region above belongs to Salvia miltiorrhiza cultivar Shanhuang (shh) chromosome 5, IMPLAD_Smil_shh, whole genome shotgun sequence and contains:
- the LOC130985227 gene encoding ABC transporter B family member 9-like isoform X2, with the translated sequence MADPAAATLSEKKEEEKVPYYKLFSFADKLDVLLMVVGAIAAIGNGVSQPLMTLIFGKLVDSFGEGVRSTIVHSVSKVALKLVYLGIGGGVASLLQMMCWMVTGERQAARIRGLYLKTILRQDIEFFDTQTSTGEIIGRMSGDTILIQDAMGEKVGKFIQFASTFLGGFLIAFCRGWLLAIVLCTCIPALGIAGAFSAVLMGKMATLGQAAYAEAGNVVEQTVGSIRTVQSFTGEKQAVDKYDSKLQIAYKAAAKQGLASGTGFGCMLFVVFATYGLAVWYGGKLIITKGYSGGKVVNVIMSIMTGGIAIGQAFPCVNSFASGQAAAYKMFETINRKPKIDAECSGIVLEDIKGEIELKDVYFRYPARPEVQIFQGFSISIPSGKTAALVGQSGSGKSTVISLVERFYDPEAGQVLIDGVNLKQLKLKWIRGEIGLVSQEPILFTTSIKENILYGKEDATEEEIRRAIQLANAANFIDKLPQGLDTMVGEHGTQLSGGQKQRIAIARAILKNPKILLLDEATSALDAESERVVQEALDNVMTNRTTVVVAHRLTTIRNADMIAVVHLGKLVEQGTHDELMKDTEGAYTQLVRMQERAKETETSSSQEESPQVLERSLSRSDSQRLSMRKSTSNDSSRHSFSLYGVPTFDMCGIQPIEDEGEEPDAVKLRKRKKVSISRLAALNKPEAPYLVLGCVGAGVQGLIFPMFGLLLSTAIRIFFEPSNQLSKDSKFWALMMVVLGLSTLLALPVQNYFFGVAGGKLIQRIRSMSFKKVVHQEISWFDDPANSSGVIGARLSSDASTVRKLVGDALGLIAQNISTCIAGLVIAFTANWLLAFIILCALPFVGLQGFIQMKFYKGFSADAKVMYEEASQIANDAVSSIRTVASFNAEDKVMKMYEKKCEAPLNEGVKLGLVSGICFGIGSLALYWAQAFCFYMGAVLIKHNTASFGEVFKCYSSGFQQS
- the LOC130985227 gene encoding ABC transporter B family member 9-like isoform X1, which gives rise to MADPAAATLSEKKEEEKVPYYKLFSFADKLDVLLMVVGAIAAIGNGVSQPLMTLIFGKLVDSFGEGVRSTIVHSVSKVALKLVYLGIGGGVASLLQMMCWMVTGERQAARIRGLYLKTILRQDIEFFDTQTSTGEIIGRMSGDTILIQDAMGEKVGKFIQFASTFLGGFLIAFCRGWLLAIVLCTCIPALGIAGAFSAVLMGKMATLGQAAYAEAGNVVEQTVGSIRTVQSFTGEKQAVDKYDSKLQIAYKAAAKQGLASGTGFGCMLFVVFATYGLAVWYGGKLIITKGYSGGKVVNVIMSIMTGGIAIGQAFPCVNSFASGQAAAYKMFETINRKPKIDAECSGIVLEDIKGEIELKDVYFRYPARPEVQIFQGFSISIPSGKTAALVGQSGSGKSTVISLVERFYDPEAGQVLIDGVNLKQLKLKWIRGEIGLVSQEPILFTTSIKENILYGKEDATEEEIRRAIQLANAANFIDKLPQGLDTMVGEHGTQLSGGQKQRIAIARAILKNPKILLLDEATSALDAESERVVQEALDNVMTNRTTVVVAHRLTTIRNADMIAVVHLGKLVEQGTHDELMKDTEGAYTQLVRMQERAKETETSSSQEESPQVLERSLSRSDSQRLSMRKSTSNDSSRHSFSLYGVPTFDMCGIQPIEDEGEEPDAVKLRKRKKVSISRLAALNKPEAPYLVLGCVGAGVQGLIFPMFGLLLSTAIRIFFEPSNQLSKDSKFWALMMVVLGLSTLLALPVQNYFFGVAGGKLIQRIRSMSFKKVVHQEISWFDDPANSSGVIGARLSSDASTVRKLVGDALGLIAQNISTCIAGLVIAFTANWLLAFIILCALPFVGLQGFIQMKFYKGFSADAKVMYEEASQIANDAVSSIRTVASFNAEDKVMKMYEKKCEAPLNEGVKLGLVSGICFGIGSLALYWAQAFCFYMGAVLIKHNTASFGEVFKVFFALTMSATGISQSSATAPDFNKVKDSAASIFELLDSEPKIDSSKEEGTTLASVRGEIELVHVSFKYPTRPDIPIFRDLCISIPSGKSIALVGESGSGKSTVIALIERFYNPDSGQIFLDGVELRKFKLSWLRHQMGLVSQEPVLFNDTIRANIAYGKKGDVTEEEIINATKAANAHNFISGLPNGYDTNVGERGVQLSGGQKQRIAISRAILKDPRILLLDEATSALDTESERIVQDALDRVMVNRTTVVVAHRLTTIMGADIIAVVKNGVISEKGKHDVLMKIKGGVYASLVALHATSQ